AGCAGCACCATGCCGCCGTAGAGCGCGCCGGAGGTGGCGCCGCCCAGGCCGAGGCCGAGCAGCAGGCTCTCCCGCCGGACCGGGGCGACCAGTGCCTGGCGCAGGAAGCCGGCCTGGCGGTCCCAGACCACGGAGATGCCGACCGCGATGGCCGGTGCCTGGGTGGCCATCACCAGGGTGCCCGGGAACAGGTAGGCGCGGTAGGAGTCGAATCCGGCGTCCGAGCCGCTCTGGGTGGCCTGCAGGCCGGTTCCCAGGACCAGCAGGAACATCAGCGGGGTGACCAGGGCCATGCCGATCTGCACCCGGTTGCGGCCGAACCGGACGACCTCGCGGTGCCAGAGCATCCTGATCGCCCGGGCGTTGCGGCGGAGCGGGTCGGCCATCCCCACGGACGGGGTCGGCGCGGGCACCGCCTTCGCGTCAGTGCCGGAGCCGGAGCCGGAGCCGGTGCCGCCGCCGGAGCCGGTGCCGACGCCAGGAGAAGTGCGCGGGCCTGGGGCGACACGTGCCGAGATCTCGTTCATACGTCCCTCCTGCCGAGGTCGCCCAGGGTGGCCCGGCCGCCGTCGGTGTCGCGGATGCTGCGGCCGGTGTAGTGCAGGAACACGTCGTCGAGCGAGGGCGGTGTGACGCTGACGGAGTGCACGGGGACGTCGATCTCGGTGCAGAACCGGGGCACGAAGGAGGCGCCGTCGGCGACCCTGACCAGGACGCCGTCCGGGCCGGCCTCGGCGGTGAGGCCGAACCGCTCGCGGACGGCGGTGACGGTCGCCGCGTCGTCACCGGTGCGCACCAGGACGGTGTCGTCGCTGACCACGGCCTTGAGCTCGGCCGGGGTGCCCTGGGCGACGATCCTGCCGTGGTCGATGATCGCGATCCGGTCGCAGTACTCGGCTTCCTCCAGGTGGTGGGTGG
The window above is part of the Kitasatospora sp. HUAS MG31 genome. Proteins encoded here:
- a CDS encoding ABC transporter permease, which encodes MNEISARVAPGPRTSPGVGTGSGGGTGSGSGSGTDAKAVPAPTPSVGMADPLRRNARAIRMLWHREVVRFGRNRVQIGMALVTPLMFLLVLGTGLQATQSGSDAGFDSYRAYLFPGTLVMATQAPAIAVGISVVWDRQAGFLRQALVAPVRRESLLLGLGLGGATSGALYGGMVLLIAGLVGIPYHPLLLVALLEVALVALAFTSIGMLAAVCIRRIEVFQVVVSLCLMPLMFFSGAMFPVGGLPGWLGVAVLLNPLTYAIDAIRRTLPGDVHMGGYADGPAIFGWTPPVIVELGFVALLAVTALAVAARRFSRGE